The DNA segment TCTTGTGATCATTCTGTCCCAATGATTCCACGAGAATTTCACAAGGGTTTCCCAAGGATTCCACTTGGCTTTACAGTGGATATTTTATCGCTGCCTACTAAGACCGGAGGTGCCCTCGGATGTTTCCGACAGTGGGTTTAAGATGCCTATTACCTGTTCTTCTGTCAGATCAAAATCATGAAACTCCCGGTAATAGGTTTTCACTTCCTGCTCCATATCATAAGAAAACAGTTCTGGATGCTGATGCAAGGCCATCCATTTCATCATTAGAGGAACATCACCACTTGGCGGGTACCACCGATAAACCCCTACCGGCACTTTATATACCCGCCGATTTTTCACCGCATCCACCTGACTCCAATCCTGACCTTCAATGGTATTGTCATAAAGATCCTGGGGCGTTGTTGCCGTAAAACTGGTAATAAAAATCATCTCCGGATTCCATTGATAAATTTGCTCCATATTAACGGCTGCCGTCACGTCAATTTCCTTGGCAACGTTGACACCGCCCGTACTTTCGATCCAAACATCTCCATAGTGACCGGCACCAGGCACAATGATTTCCTGATTATCATGGCGGAATAGAAATAAGCTTCGTGGCTTTTCTTCTTCCTCCAGTTCAGACGTTACTTTTCCAATTTCCTGCGATACTTTTGAACCGTAATCAATCACTTCACCAACCTGATCTTGCTGGTTAAAGACTTCTCCCATAATTTCCAACCAGCTCTGTAAGGTCAAGAGAGCATCTCCATCTCCCTGGGTGTTTACTCCAATGGCTGTAATACCAGCTTCTTCCAATTGTTTTGTCTGATTAGCATAATCCGCCCAATAAAACACCACATCCGGATCTAACTTCAATAATTCTTCAATATTAATGTCTGTTCCTTCAATAAATCCAGAGGGAACCTCCAACAGTTCCGGGTACATTTCTCCCATAATGGAGTTTTCGATGGCACCTCTAGAACCGGGATGCATTCCGGCTACTTTGGAAATCGGCTCTCCTGTAATGGCATAGATGCTAGGGAAGGGCAAAGCGGTCATGACAACCCGCTCAATATCGTCTGGAATTTCCACTAAACGACCACTTTGATCCATAATGGTTCTGATGGCCACCACGTCCTGTTCGGCTTCTACAGCTTCCTCTTCTGTGGATTCTCCTGCGACCTTATCCGCTGATTCGGTTCCAGAATGACCGGAACCACAGCCAATCAGAAAGATAAGCAGTAAAGCAAACGCCACCGCTACCAGTCTTTTACTGAAAATTTTCCTTCTTTTTTCTCTGTTCATTATCAACACTCCTATCTGCTATTGATTCTCAATATCAACTGGATTATAATATAGGTGTCTGTTGAAAACTATCCAATATCGAACAGTTTTTTTGTAAAGGGGAATGATCATGAGCAATTGTTTTTGTTTGGATTCCATTAAGAATCAAAAGACATCAGATTTTTGGGATGGAATTCCTGCCCAAGAAACGAAACTTATTTTAGAAGAAATTTCCTGCGGGGCTAGGGTATATCCCTGTGGATGCTTTATCGAACATGAAGAAACCGAAGACAGTATGCTTTACTTAAAACACGGTCAGGTCACAGCGTTTATTTCCTTAGAAAACGGCAAAAATATTCCCCTCCGATTTATTCAAGCTGGAGAGATGTTTGGCCTGTCTTATCCTTCTCTCCTTACAGGTAGCCTCACTTTTCAAGTAAAGGAAGAAGCCTCTATTTATTTTTTACGTAAATCCTTATTGCTTGAAAAAATATCCCAGCACCCTCAGCTCCTGTCTAATTATTTGTCTTTTGTCAATCAACGAACCGCCTTTCTGTTAAACAAAACCATCTTGTTTAGCATCCAGAGCAATCGCCAGCGCATCGCCTGTTTTTTTCTTAATGAGATCCGAAGTCAGAATACCTGCTCTTTCCAGATTAATCTTTCTAAAAGCTGTATGCTCGACTGCCTGGGCATGTCTCGCAGCTCCTTCTACCGAGAGCTTAACGCCTTGCAAAAGACCAAAGCCATTGAGTTGGTAGATAAAAACAAGTATCGCTGTTGCCCCCATCAATTAGAAGCCATTATGCAAGAAGAAGTGAATTAAAGCCAAAAAGACTAGCATTCCTGATGCAAACAGGAGCTAGTCTTTTTGGTGTTCATCTCTTTCTTTTTAATTGAATTTTCTTTGTTTCTTTGTTATAATAATTGTAAAGAAATAAAGATATGGGTATTGTTTTTATAAATTCTGCATATACGATAAGGAGATGAAATAGGGAGGTTAGAAAAATGAACGCAACTCTTATGGAGCGTGATGCTATGGATCGCAAAATAATCAGTGTTTCTAAGAAACGTCAGATTACGATACCTTTAAAATACTATAAACATCTTGGTCT comes from the Tindallia californiensis genome and includes:
- a CDS encoding ABC transporter substrate-binding protein, whose translation is MNREKRRKIFSKRLVAVAFALLLIFLIGCGSGHSGTESADKVAGESTEEEAVEAEQDVVAIRTIMDQSGRLVEIPDDIERVVMTALPFPSIYAITGEPISKVAGMHPGSRGAIENSIMGEMYPELLEVPSGFIEGTDINIEELLKLDPDVVFYWADYANQTKQLEEAGITAIGVNTQGDGDALLTLQSWLEIMGEVFNQQDQVGEVIDYGSKVSQEIGKVTSELEEEEKPRSLFLFRHDNQEIIVPGAGHYGDVWIESTGGVNVAKEIDVTAAVNMEQIYQWNPEMIFITSFTATTPQDLYDNTIEGQDWSQVDAVKNRRVYKVPVGVYRWYPPSGDVPLMMKWMALHQHPELFSYDMEQEVKTYYREFHDFDLTEEQVIGILNPLSETSEGTSGLSRQR
- a CDS encoding Crp/Fnr family transcriptional regulator, yielding MSNCFCLDSIKNQKTSDFWDGIPAQETKLILEEISCGARVYPCGCFIEHEETEDSMLYLKHGQVTAFISLENGKNIPLRFIQAGEMFGLSYPSLLTGSLTFQVKEEASIYFLRKSLLLEKISQHPQLLSNYLSFVNQRTAFLLNKTILFSIQSNRQRIACFFLNEIRSQNTCSFQINLSKSCMLDCLGMSRSSFYRELNALQKTKAIELVDKNKYRCCPHQLEAIMQEEVN